A window from Toxoplasma gondii ME49 chromosome IX, whole genome shotgun sequence encodes these proteins:
- a CDS encoding Toxoplasma gondii family B protein (encoded by transcript TGME49_279460~Signal peptide predicted by SignalP 2.0 HMM (probability 0.995) with cleavage site probability 0.487 at residue 22), which produces MVNPFSAAALVCFTLFLYEGLGCCTGSRAIVTEVLESVPAINETNVKNGETAVSSSARLVTGNQLGGRGGGGLKKSGRKSHAKETTAPSRRSTQTIAATVGVLLASVFGLLLASAKLMQCPQGSIRGDAEGNTRRRLAEGGYSGEKCVS; this is translated from the exons ATGGTGAATCCGTTTTCGGCCGCCGCTCTGGTGTGCTTCACCCTTTTTTTGTATGAGGGTCTCGGTTGTTGTACCGGTAGTCGAGCAATAGTGACCGAGGTGTTGGAATCTGTACCGGCAATAAACGAGACGAATGTCAAGAATGGAGAAACCGCAGTCTCAAGCTCAGCCAGACTGGTTACAGGGAACCAGCTAGGCGGACGCGGTGGAGGCGGCTTGAAGAAATCAGGGAG AAAAAGCCACGCCAAAGAGACAACGGCGCCGTCACGTCGTTCAACACAGACTATTGCCGCCACGGTGGGCGTTTTGCTGGCATCCGTCTTCGGCCTACTTCTGGCTTCTGCCAAGCTCATGCAGTGCCCACAGGGAAGCATCCGTGGCGATGCTGAAGGAAACACAAGACGGAGACTTGCAGAAGGCGGTTATAGCGGCGAAAAATGTGTAAGCTAG
- a CDS encoding hypothetical protein (encoded by transcript TGME49_274280): protein MVAAHTHAIATVQNQYALNHLDLRTELRWLPLLARSAQPQFTSQPCQSPAHTHHQPSQARGKHDLANCKLEACFRVILDAKTTRCRLTNRREHTHVRP from the coding sequence ATGGTTGCCGCCCATACGCATGCCATTGCAACAGTCCAGAATCAATACGCTCTCAATCACCTCGACCTCCGTACCGAACTCCGGTGGTTACCTCTTCTGGCCCGGAGCGCCCAGCCACAGTTCACCTCACAGCCCTGCCAGTCGCCAGCGCACACACATCACCAACCGTCGCAAGCAAGAGGCAAGCACGACCTCGCCAACTGCAAACTCGAGGCATGCTTCCGAGTCATTCTGGACGCGAAAACAACAAGGTGCCGCTTGACAAACCGCCGCGAACACACCCACGTTCGTCCGTAA